The Schistocerca piceifrons isolate TAMUIC-IGC-003096 chromosome 5, iqSchPice1.1, whole genome shotgun sequence genome has a segment encoding these proteins:
- the LOC124799206 gene encoding uncharacterized protein LOC124799206 — protein MRREIKAAVEEHRNCDWADLVATLNPQDGNAWRVVKSFLRRRQQVPQLQAGQMVVCSPDGKAGLLADHFESSFTSVDDNLDVAHIVEEELPIFLAAEPTIYPARGQPDVLDVTVIKGIGHHTTASTWCALSSDHLPVVFDIDVAGATLPPRRQTYRRMDCERFQEMVLESIVNTPDPDCVSSPATYWLRDFSRNLPPPIWKAIREKNRLFREWQLTRQPATERRLNRMRRDIKAVAEVHRNSVWSAFVASLNPEDGSIWHTVKSFLRRRQRIPPILFGQDVVCSPDGKAGVLADQFQLSFTPVDDNLDEDHIQRVAEQLPVFLEARDDWDVIEAISKAEVAAQLKALNTRKVRGADGVTNHLLRNLPANPSGQFVP, from the exons atgaggagggagatCAAGGCGGCGGTTGAGGAACATAGAAACTGCGACTGGGCTGACCTAGTCGCCACCCTCAACCCACAGGACGGCAATGCTTGGCGAGTCGTCAAGTCTTTCCTGCGCCGGCGGCAGCAAGTCCCACAGCTGCAGGCTGGGCAGATGGTCGTCTGCAGTCCAGACGGGAAAGCAGGATTGTTGGCCGACCACTTCGAGTCGTCGTTCACCTCAGTGGATGACAATCTCGATGTGGCCCACATTGTGGAGGAAGAGCTCCCCATCTTCCTAGCAGCG GAGCCCACAATCTACCCAGCCAGGGGACAGCCGGACGTGCTCGATGTCACAGTCATAAAAGGCATCGGGCACCACACGACCGCCTCCACATGGTGTGCACTGTCGTCAGACCACCTGCCGGTGGTCTTCGACATAGATGTCGCCGGAGCCACACTGCCACCACGCCGACAGACGTACCGGCGCATGGACTGCGAGCGCTTCCAGGAGATGGTCTTGGAATCGATCGTGAACACACCCGATCCAGACTGCGTGTCCTCTCCCGCCACCTACT GGCTCAGGGACTTCTCCCGCAACCTACCGCCTCCGATATGGAAAGCAATCAGGGAGAAGAACAGGCTGTTCCGGGAGTGGCAGCTCACCCGCCAACCTGCGACGGAGCGACGCCTCAATCGCATGCGGAGAGACATCAAAGCAGTGGCTGAGGTTCACAGGAACAGCGTGTGGTCGGCCTTCGTCGCCTCCCTCAACCCAGAGGACGGCAGCATCTGGCACACGGTGAAGTCGTTCCTGCGCCGACGACAGCGCATACCACCAATACTGTTTGGGCAAGACGTCGTCTGCAGCCCAGACGGAAAAGCAGGTGTCCTGGCGGACCAATTCCAATTGTCATTCACCCCGGTGGACGACAATCTGGATGAAGACCACATCCAACGGGTAGCCGAGCAACTCCCAGTGTTCCTGGAGGCAAGGGACGACTGGGACGTCATTGAAGCCATCTCCAAGGCGGAGGTGGCCGCACAGCTGAAGGCGCTCAATACTAGGAAGGTCAGAGGTGCTGATGGGGTCACCAACCACCTGCTGAGGAACCTTCCAGCAAACCCCTCAGGCCAATTCGTACCGTGA